In Dehalobacter sp. 12DCB1, one genomic interval encodes:
- the tig gene encoding trigger factor, with the protein MSVKIEKKNNNTYEMEITVGVEEVSAAFDRVMKRAGQGLSIPGFRKGKAPKHIIERYVDKDAVKNEVMEQVSYPALFEAFKEHSITPVSRPAIQVVQFEADKDFIYKVKVETKPDVELGEYKGLGIEKQAVEVTDEQVAEELERRQNRHAKLIPVEDGEIIDQDIVTIDFEGFLGDVPFEGGKGENHELTIGSGTFIPGFEEQIKGSKNGQELEINVKFPEGYHSEELSGKDAMFKVKINGIKRKELAALDDEFAKDVSEFDTLEELKQDIREKMILAAENRCDNEYKTEVMKKVAENAVCEIPEGMKQERIDALMEDLQQNMAYQGISMEQYCQYVNTSIEALRESFSQQAADGLKTELVLEAIAEKEGITVTDEEIESEINRMAMQYGRTAEELKSAFEARGEMQMFKMSLTSEHTVDFLVKNNGVEQESAAAQNTDSESNVAEENE; encoded by the coding sequence ATGTCTGTCAAGATCGAAAAGAAGAACAATAACACCTACGAAATGGAAATTACGGTTGGGGTTGAAGAGGTTTCTGCAGCTTTTGACCGGGTAATGAAAAGAGCCGGCCAGGGACTCAGCATACCAGGTTTTCGCAAAGGAAAAGCCCCCAAGCATATAATAGAAAGGTATGTTGATAAAGACGCTGTGAAAAATGAAGTGATGGAGCAGGTCTCTTACCCGGCTTTATTTGAAGCCTTTAAAGAGCATTCCATTACGCCTGTTTCCAGACCGGCTATACAGGTTGTCCAATTTGAGGCAGATAAAGATTTCATTTATAAAGTTAAGGTAGAGACAAAACCTGATGTAGAGCTGGGAGAATATAAGGGTCTTGGCATTGAAAAACAGGCTGTTGAGGTTACAGACGAGCAGGTGGCCGAAGAATTGGAACGCCGTCAAAATAGACATGCTAAACTTATTCCGGTTGAAGACGGAGAAATCATTGACCAGGATATTGTCACGATTGACTTTGAAGGATTCCTGGGTGATGTGCCGTTTGAAGGAGGAAAAGGTGAGAATCACGAGTTAACCATCGGTTCCGGCACTTTTATCCCAGGATTTGAGGAACAAATAAAAGGTTCTAAGAATGGTCAGGAACTCGAAATCAATGTTAAGTTCCCGGAAGGCTATCACAGCGAAGAGCTCTCTGGAAAAGATGCCATGTTTAAAGTCAAGATCAACGGTATTAAGAGAAAAGAACTGGCTGCTCTGGATGACGAGTTTGCCAAAGACGTCAGCGAATTTGACACGTTAGAAGAATTGAAGCAGGATATTAGAGAAAAGATGATTTTGGCTGCAGAAAACAGATGCGACAATGAATATAAGACCGAAGTTATGAAGAAGGTTGCTGAAAATGCAGTCTGTGAAATTCCTGAAGGAATGAAACAGGAACGCATTGATGCGTTGATGGAAGACCTGCAGCAGAACATGGCCTATCAGGGGATTTCCATGGAGCAGTATTGTCAGTATGTCAACACTAGCATAGAAGCGCTTCGTGAATCCTTCAGTCAGCAGGCAGCTGATGGACTAAAAACTGAACTTGTCCTTGAAGCAATTGCGGAAAAAGAAGGAATTACGGTTACTGATGAAGAAATTGAATCCGAGATTAATAGGATGGCTATGCAGTATGGCAGGACAGCTGAAGAACTGAAGTCAGCTTTTGAAGCTCGCGGTGAGATGCAGATGTTCAAAATGAGTTTAACATCAGAGCATACCGTTGATTTCCTGGTCAAGAACAATGGTGTTGAACAGGAAAGTGCCGCAGCACAGAACACAGATTCGGAGAGTAATGTTGCGGAGGAAAATGAATAA
- a CDS encoding glycosyltransferase, with translation MSGILIFSSNYGEGHFQAGEALAEAFGHQPSPIQVKHLDFGSFFYFNTDYFMRKAYATMIKKTPKLWRILFEKTAGLTAEDCRKFVRGLETKKLLDCIWKFNPDVIVSTHFIPAAILGELKLKGLLSVPLVTVVTDYLVHGVWIHSGTDKYIVGCKDACTRLAEAGIAPQNVIQSGIPLRLRFEEAIQQCAAKQKLKLDLNRKTVLIMGLNGKPVSNVAELKEIVRNLAQDISAQLLVVCGYNKELYHALNSEIREKNLCIRLYGHVDNVQELMAASDLMITKGGALTISEALTMGLPLLMYRPIPGHEKGNAYFVEQAGAGKAFGTPDELIRYTVELFKHPARLETMSLAARMILPVNPSQNAAAYILTLRKNTKTNPFKTEAM, from the coding sequence GTGTCGGGAATTTTGATTTTTTCATCAAACTATGGTGAAGGACATTTCCAGGCGGGTGAAGCACTTGCCGAAGCTTTTGGCCATCAGCCTTCTCCAATACAGGTAAAGCACTTAGATTTTGGTTCTTTTTTTTACTTTAACACGGATTATTTTATGAGGAAAGCCTACGCAACAATGATCAAGAAGACGCCGAAACTCTGGAGAATACTCTTTGAAAAGACGGCAGGACTGACTGCCGAAGACTGCCGGAAGTTTGTGCGGGGATTGGAAACGAAGAAGCTGTTAGATTGTATCTGGAAGTTCAATCCTGATGTGATTGTAAGTACCCATTTTATACCGGCTGCCATACTGGGTGAACTGAAACTCAAAGGGCTCCTTTCTGTTCCGCTGGTTACGGTGGTGACGGACTACCTTGTTCACGGTGTATGGATCCACTCCGGAACGGATAAGTATATTGTAGGTTGCAAGGATGCATGTACCAGGCTCGCGGAGGCAGGAATAGCACCCCAGAACGTGATTCAGTCCGGGATCCCTCTCCGGTTAAGATTTGAAGAAGCCATCCAACAATGCGCCGCTAAACAAAAACTGAAGCTTGACCTGAACCGGAAGACAGTACTCATCATGGGTCTTAACGGTAAACCCGTGAGCAATGTCGCAGAACTGAAGGAGATTGTCCGGAACCTGGCTCAGGATATTTCGGCACAATTATTGGTGGTTTGCGGCTACAATAAAGAGCTGTACCATGCGCTTAACAGTGAAATTCGGGAAAAGAATCTCTGCATCAGACTCTACGGTCATGTCGACAATGTTCAGGAATTGATGGCAGCTTCTGATCTTATGATCACTAAAGGAGGAGCATTGACAATTTCCGAAGCACTGACCATGGGACTTCCCTTGCTGATGTACAGACCAATCCCGGGGCATGAAAAAGGAAATGCTTATTTCGTTGAACAAGCGGGAGCGGGGAAGGCTTTCGGTACCCCGGATGAACTGATCCGCTACACAGTAGAACTGTTTAAGCATCCGGCCAGACTGGAAACAATGAGTTTAGCGGCACGGATGATACTGCCGGTCAATCCTTCACAAAATGCAGCTGCCTATATTTTGACACTCAGGAAAAACACCAAAACCAATCCGTTCAAAACAGAAGCGATGTAG
- a CDS encoding IclR family transcriptional regulator — protein MTERYVQTVERALDILEVLASSRESFGVTEIGSRIGLHKSTVHRIIQTLCYRGYVEKEKDRERYRLGIKIIEVGNAFFNQLEVRKIAERYLESLAKTFDEVVHLVLPDNGEVVFIDHKESSQLIGMYSKVGSRGYMHCTAVGKAILSTLPEEEVRLILQKKGMPRFTQQTITDPEKLIEQLKEIRKTGIAVAAEETEVGVINIGTPIYDYSGRTIGAISISGPINRLMEKGIEKVGQEIKRVGQDISSRLGYSGR, from the coding sequence GTGACAGAAAGATATGTTCAGACTGTGGAAAGAGCGCTGGATATATTGGAAGTACTGGCCAGTTCTAGGGAATCATTTGGTGTGACTGAAATCGGCAGCAGGATAGGGCTGCATAAAAGCACGGTACATCGGATTATTCAGACTTTATGCTATCGGGGATATGTCGAAAAAGAAAAAGATAGGGAACGGTACCGTCTCGGGATAAAAATAATTGAAGTCGGCAACGCATTTTTCAATCAGCTTGAAGTCCGGAAGATTGCCGAACGCTATTTGGAAAGCCTGGCCAAAACCTTTGATGAAGTAGTTCATCTTGTCCTGCCCGACAACGGAGAAGTAGTGTTCATTGATCATAAAGAGAGTTCCCAGTTAATCGGCATGTACTCCAAGGTAGGCAGCAGAGGCTACATGCATTGTACGGCGGTTGGTAAAGCGATTCTTTCCACTTTGCCGGAAGAGGAAGTAAGGCTTATTCTGCAAAAAAAGGGTATGCCCCGTTTTACTCAGCAGACGATTACAGATCCGGAAAAACTGATCGAACAGCTGAAGGAAATAAGAAAAACAGGCATTGCAGTTGCCGCTGAAGAAACTGAAGTCGGGGTCATTAATATAGGAACACCCATTTATGATTATTCGGGTAGAACCATTGGTGCGATCAGCATTTCCGGACCCATTAATAGGCTGATGGAGAAAGGGATTGAAAAGGTCGGTCAGGAAATCAAGCGTGTTGGTCAGGATATATCCTCCAGATTAGGATATTCCGGCCGCTGA